From Mycobacterium lacus, one genomic window encodes:
- the rplX gene encoding 50S ribosomal protein L24, whose product MKVHKGDTVLVIAGKDKGAKGKVLQAYPDRNRVLVEGVNRIKKHTAVSTTQRGARSGGIVTQEAPIHVSNVMVVDSDGKPTRIGYRVDEETGKRVRISKRNGKDI is encoded by the coding sequence ATGAAGGTCCACAAGGGCGACACCGTTTTGGTCATCGCGGGTAAGGACAAGGGCGCCAAGGGCAAGGTCCTGCAGGCCTACCCGGACCGCAACCGGGTGCTGGTCGAGGGCGTGAACCGGATCAAGAAGCACACCGCGGTTTCCACCACCCAGCGCGGCGCGCGGTCGGGCGGGATCGTCACCCAGGAAGCGCCGATTCACGTCTCCAACGTGATGGTGGTCGACTCCGACGGCAAGCCCACCCGGATCGGCTACCGGGTCGACGAGGAGACCGGCAAGCGGGTGCGTATCTCCAAGCGCAACGGCAAGGACATCTGA
- a CDS encoding DUF4194 domain-containing protein codes for MVATPTIPRDELNLPLVVTHLMKGVVYRDTHEKVWQHLVALVPRVSDYVATLGLVVVVDESEGYAFLRSKPDDPDGEDEAVPRLIPRHALSFHTSLMLALLRKKLAESDAADDGFRLILSRDQILDMMVMFMPTSTNEAKVTDQIDRTIAKAVDLGFLRRMPKQDNQFEVRRVLKAFVDGQWLSDLDARLAEYAAELGEAL; via the coding sequence ATGGTCGCGACGCCCACCATACCCCGCGACGAGCTGAACCTCCCGCTGGTGGTGACCCACCTGATGAAAGGGGTGGTGTATCGCGACACGCACGAGAAAGTGTGGCAGCACCTGGTCGCCTTGGTGCCCCGGGTCAGCGACTACGTTGCGACGCTGGGCCTCGTCGTGGTGGTCGACGAATCCGAGGGGTATGCGTTCCTGCGCTCCAAACCCGACGATCCCGACGGTGAGGACGAGGCCGTCCCCCGGCTGATCCCCCGGCACGCGTTGTCGTTTCACACCAGCCTGATGCTGGCCCTGCTCCGCAAGAAGCTCGCCGAGTCCGACGCCGCCGACGATGGGTTCCGGCTAATCCTGAGCCGGGATCAAATCCTCGACATGATGGTGATGTTCATGCCAACCTCCACCAACGAGGCCAAGGTCACCGATCAGATCGATCGCACCATCGCCAAGGCCGTCGACCTGGGCTTCCTTAGGCGAATGCCGAAGCAGGACAACCAGTTCGAGGTACGCCGGGTGCTGAAAGCGTTTGTGGACGGACAGTGGCTGTCCGATCTCGACGCTCGTCTCGCGGAGTATGCCGCCGAATTGGGGGAGGCCCTGTGA
- a CDS encoding ATP-binding protein, translating into MTGLFPAVDLDDGTDTLTGFRLQRLEVLNWGTFDRRVWQLRLDGRNGLLTGDIGSGKSTLVDALTTLLFPAHRIAYNRAAGAAARERDLKSYVLGYYKSERNEASGSSRPVGLRDSGTYSVVLGYFRNAGFDADVTLAQVFSTKEGFSGQPDRFFVTADAELSITEHFSDFGTELTSLRKRLRKSGASVFDHFPEYSRDFRRKLAIASEQAMELFHQTVSMKSVGDLNDFVRDHMLEPFDAAEWVDKLITHFDDLTKAHDAVVLARAKLADLEPLVDDCDAHDTLTQQLAMLHGQRDALRYYFATVRARLHRDSIAALTRALADAEHRRAATGQTLTSLRAALKSLQLEQAGHGGAEIAEIDRQLDDRSARRDDRRRRRQQFDDCLRQAGLDAVADAGQFDQRVAEIASTAMDVHAAMADVDNASTDAKVVRRALQSDATEIATELASLRARPSNIPDRNMRIRQRLCDELGVDPAEIPFAGELIQVAPQAADWEGAAERLLRGFGLSLLVSQQLYLRVSDWVDANHLGGKLVYYRVPATLSRQGLEPPGPAALAHRLQIKEGPFYEWIERELASRAPHACVDTMDEFRRHEFAVTRAGQIRGRGGRHEKDDSRRIDDRRFYVLGWSNEQKIDALLADGQRVQAELNRVDASLKRLAGELEALAGRKSALDKLTVLAGSYDDIDWASMVTEIGRLEQRKRELEAASGELARIGREIERVEADIDDADEQRRGVEQEIGKLSQDRERAEIGAAEAARVVAEPQADAASEYFEALSARIGEVPTTAQACADEEAKHYRALTGDAEAVTEKAELLARRIVGRMAEFRRKYPVDTLEMDSAVAAADEYRALRERLLSDDLPRFEAAFKEYLNTNTIRDLAGFHSELNKQMELIGSRIATINESLVGIDYNPGRYIRLEESPTPNREIRAFREELRRCSDGSIGADASDQYSEDRFLLVKALIEKLRGREGTTEADRNWAKRVTDVRNWCVFAASERWHSDDSEYENYTDSGGKSGGQKEKLAYTILAASLAYQFNLRWGVKRAKDFRFVVIDEAFGRGSDESTRFALSLFSKLGLQLLIVTPLQKIHVIEPFVSSVGFVENKHGNNSALQSLTIEEYRARKRLGGMVTVNGPSAS; encoded by the coding sequence GTGACCGGCTTGTTTCCGGCGGTCGACCTCGACGACGGCACCGACACGCTGACGGGTTTCCGGTTGCAGCGTCTCGAGGTGCTCAACTGGGGAACGTTCGATCGGCGAGTGTGGCAGCTGCGGCTCGACGGCCGCAACGGTCTGCTGACCGGGGACATCGGCTCGGGCAAGTCCACTCTCGTGGACGCCCTCACCACCTTGCTGTTTCCCGCGCACCGCATCGCCTATAACCGGGCCGCGGGCGCGGCGGCGCGGGAACGCGATCTGAAGTCATATGTGCTCGGCTACTACAAGTCCGAGCGCAACGAGGCGAGCGGCAGCTCGCGCCCAGTGGGCCTGCGGGACTCCGGGACGTATTCGGTGGTGCTGGGATACTTCCGCAACGCGGGGTTCGACGCCGATGTCACTCTCGCGCAGGTGTTCTCGACGAAGGAGGGGTTCAGCGGCCAGCCGGACCGATTCTTTGTGACCGCCGACGCGGAATTGTCCATCACCGAGCATTTCAGCGACTTCGGCACCGAGCTGACCAGCTTGCGCAAGCGGCTGCGCAAGTCCGGGGCGTCAGTGTTCGACCATTTCCCGGAGTACAGCCGCGACTTTCGCCGCAAGCTCGCCATCGCTTCCGAGCAGGCGATGGAACTCTTCCACCAAACGGTGTCGATGAAGTCGGTGGGTGATCTCAACGATTTCGTCCGCGATCACATGCTCGAACCGTTCGACGCCGCCGAATGGGTGGACAAGCTGATCACGCACTTCGACGACCTGACCAAGGCGCATGATGCGGTCGTGTTGGCGCGCGCCAAACTGGCAGACCTGGAGCCCTTAGTGGACGACTGCGACGCCCATGACACCTTGACGCAACAGCTGGCGATGCTGCATGGCCAGCGAGATGCGTTGCGCTACTACTTCGCAACTGTGCGGGCGCGGCTGCACCGCGACTCGATCGCGGCGCTGACCCGCGCGCTCGCCGACGCGGAGCATCGCCGAGCCGCAACCGGACAGACGCTGACGTCGCTGCGCGCCGCATTGAAAAGCCTGCAGCTCGAGCAGGCCGGGCACGGCGGGGCCGAGATCGCCGAGATCGACCGGCAGCTCGATGACAGGTCCGCTCGCCGTGACGACCGCCGGCGGCGCCGGCAGCAGTTCGACGATTGCCTGCGCCAGGCCGGTCTGGACGCGGTGGCCGACGCGGGTCAGTTCGACCAGCGGGTAGCCGAGATCGCTTCAACCGCAATGGATGTGCACGCAGCGATGGCCGACGTCGACAACGCCAGCACCGACGCGAAGGTGGTCCGGCGCGCCTTGCAGTCCGACGCGACCGAGATCGCCACCGAACTGGCAAGCCTGCGCGCACGTCCAAGCAACATCCCGGACCGCAATATGCGCATCCGGCAACGGCTGTGCGACGAGTTGGGTGTCGACCCTGCGGAGATCCCGTTCGCCGGCGAGCTGATCCAGGTCGCGCCCCAGGCGGCCGACTGGGAAGGCGCCGCCGAGCGGCTGTTGCGGGGGTTCGGGCTGTCGCTGCTGGTGTCGCAGCAGCTGTATCTGCGGGTGTCCGACTGGGTGGATGCCAACCATCTGGGCGGCAAGCTGGTCTACTACCGCGTGCCGGCGACCCTCTCCCGCCAGGGCCTGGAACCGCCGGGGCCCGCTGCGCTGGCGCACCGGCTGCAGATCAAGGAGGGGCCGTTCTACGAGTGGATCGAACGCGAGCTCGCCAGCCGCGCACCGCACGCGTGTGTGGACACCATGGACGAGTTCCGCCGCCACGAGTTCGCGGTGACCCGCGCCGGGCAGATCCGCGGTCGCGGCGGCCGTCACGAGAAGGACGACTCGCGCCGCATCGACGATCGCCGGTTCTATGTGTTGGGCTGGAGCAACGAGCAAAAGATCGACGCGCTGCTGGCCGATGGGCAGCGCGTGCAGGCCGAACTCAACCGTGTCGATGCCAGTCTGAAAAGACTCGCCGGTGAGCTTGAGGCACTCGCCGGTCGCAAGTCCGCGCTGGACAAGCTGACGGTGTTGGCCGGCAGTTATGACGACATCGACTGGGCCTCGATGGTCACCGAGATCGGGCGCCTCGAACAACGCAAACGGGAATTGGAGGCGGCTTCGGGTGAACTGGCCCGCATCGGCCGCGAAATCGAGCGGGTCGAGGCCGACATCGACGATGCCGACGAGCAACGCCGTGGCGTCGAGCAGGAAATCGGCAAGCTCTCCCAGGACCGCGAGCGCGCGGAAATCGGTGCGGCCGAGGCGGCGCGCGTTGTGGCCGAACCGCAGGCCGACGCGGCGTCGGAGTATTTCGAAGCGCTGTCGGCTCGCATCGGCGAGGTGCCGACGACCGCGCAGGCATGCGCCGATGAGGAAGCAAAGCATTACCGGGCGCTGACCGGGGACGCCGAAGCCGTCACCGAAAAGGCCGAACTGCTTGCGCGCCGGATCGTTGGGCGGATGGCCGAATTTCGTCGCAAGTATCCAGTCGACACCCTCGAGATGGACTCTGCGGTGGCGGCCGCCGATGAGTACCGCGCGCTGCGCGAACGGTTGCTCTCTGATGACCTACCTCGTTTCGAGGCCGCGTTCAAGGAATACTTGAACACCAACACGATTCGTGACCTTGCTGGGTTTCACTCCGAACTCAACAAGCAGATGGAGCTGATCGGCTCCCGGATCGCGACCATCAACGAGTCGCTGGTCGGAATCGACTACAACCCCGGCAGGTACATCCGGCTGGAAGAATCGCCGACCCCCAACCGGGAGATCCGGGCGTTCCGCGAGGAGCTGCGGCGGTGCAGCGACGGTTCCATCGGCGCTGACGCCAGCGACCAGTACTCCGAAGACCGGTTCTTGTTGGTCAAGGCGCTGATCGAGAAGCTCCGCGGCCGGGAGGGCACGACTGAGGCGGACCGCAACTGGGCCAAGCGGGTCACCGATGTACGTAACTGGTGCGTGTTCGCCGCCTCTGAGCGGTGGCACAGCGATGACAGCGAGTACGAGAACTACACCGACTCCGGCGGCAAGTCTGGTGGGCAGAAAGAAAAGCTCGCCTACACGATCCTCGCGGCTTCGCTGGCCTACCAGTTCAACCTGCGGTGGGGAGTGAAGCGCGCGAAGGACTTCCGCTTCGTGGTGATCGATGAGGCATTCGGCCGCGGCTCGGACGAGTCGACGCGCTTCGCGTTGTCGTTGTTTTCAAAGCTGGGCTTGCAGCTGCTGATCGTCACGCCGTTGCAGAAGATCCACGTCATCGAACCGTTCGTGTCTTCGGTGGGCTTCGTCGAGAACAAGCACGGCAACAACTCTGCGCTGCAATCGCTGACGATCGAGGAATACCGCGCGCGCAAGCGCCTGGGCGGCATGGTGACCGTGAACGGCCCGTCGGCATCGTGA
- a CDS encoding IS110 family transposase, with the protein MNVDQKDALLVSLTGLESQYIQEGVMVQGSGLSRGDKRRNARLARLRELVPASNAILAIDLADEKQAVVLCDHDSRVLARRTVKAKAWRLGPVLAWARQEARKHGFADVTVGCEPTGHRWRVLDQLAAQQDMALVCVQPLLVGRARETEDYTRDKTDHKDAVLIARLVAQLDCYVPERADESWAQLRQLGAYRDRLITTATAAIQQLRDLLECAWPAVLTAAADPFDSITWCAALAVVLERCDGRPQRLARLGPTRFEQAVRREFARWGGRRGPRRRILTAVFTALTDPAGVLAQRLGALQRAKWVLADWRATKTRLAEVETHMVAILDELGLTELVSSIPGVSALGGGRHPG; encoded by the coding sequence ATGAATGTTGATCAGAAGGACGCCCTCCTGGTGTCGTTGACGGGCTTGGAATCCCAATACATCCAGGAGGGCGTCATGGTTCAGGGTAGTGGTCTGTCGCGCGGTGACAAGCGGCGCAATGCCAGGTTGGCTCGGTTGCGGGAATTGGTGCCGGCCAGCAACGCGATTTTGGCGATCGATTTGGCCGATGAGAAGCAGGCGGTGGTGCTCTGCGATCATGATTCGCGGGTGCTGGCCCGTCGCACGGTGAAAGCCAAGGCGTGGCGGCTGGGCCCGGTACTGGCGTGGGCGCGCCAGGAGGCGCGCAAGCATGGTTTCGCTGATGTGACGGTGGGTTGTGAACCGACCGGGCATCGCTGGCGGGTGCTGGATCAGCTTGCTGCCCAACAGGATATGGCGTTGGTGTGTGTGCAGCCGCTGCTGGTTGGGCGGGCCCGCGAGACCGAGGACTACACCCGAGATAAGACCGATCACAAGGATGCGGTGCTGATCGCGCGGCTGGTGGCCCAGCTGGACTGCTATGTCCCCGAGCGTGCCGACGAAAGCTGGGCGCAGCTGCGCCAGTTGGGCGCCTATCGGGACCGGCTGATCACCACAGCCACCGCGGCCATCCAGCAGCTGCGCGATCTGCTGGAGTGCGCCTGGCCGGCGGTGCTGACCGCGGCCGCCGACCCGTTTGACTCGATCACCTGGTGTGCGGCACTGGCGGTGGTGCTGGAGCGTTGTGATGGCCGCCCGCAGCGGCTGGCCCGGCTCGGCCCGACGCGGTTTGAGCAGGCGGTACGCCGGGAGTTCGCGCGCTGGGGGGGAAGGCGGGGGCCCCGGCGGCGCATCCTGACCGCGGTCTTTACCGCGCTGACCGATCCGGCCGGGGTATTGGCGCAGCGCCTGGGTGCGCTGCAGCGCGCCAAGTGGGTGCTGGCCGATTGGCGCGCCACCAAGACCCGCTTGGCCGAGGTGGAGACCCACATGGTCGCCATCCTCGATGAACTCGGGTTGACCGAGCTGGTCAGCAGCATCCCCGGCGTCTCGGCACTGGGGGGCGGCCGCCATCCTGGCTGA
- the rpmD gene encoding 50S ribosomal protein L30 encodes MSQLKITQVRSTIGARWKQRESLRTLGLRRIRHSVIREDNAATRGLIAVVRHLVEVEPAESGGSTK; translated from the coding sequence ATGAGTCAGCTGAAGATCACCCAGGTGCGCAGCACCATCGGGGCGCGGTGGAAGCAGCGCGAGAGCCTGCGCACCCTGGGCCTGCGGCGGATTCGCCACTCGGTGATCCGCGAGGACAACGCGGCGACCCGCGGGCTGATCGCGGTGGTGCGGCACCTTGTTGAGGTCGAGCCCGCAGAGTCCGGAGGTAGTACGAAGTGA
- the rpsH gene encoding 30S ribosomal protein S8, with amino-acid sequence MTMTDPIADFLTRLRNANSAYHDEVRLPHSKLKANIAQILKNEGYISDFRTEDARVGKSLVVQLKYGPSRERSIAGLRRVSKPGLRVYAKSTNLPRVLGGLGVAIISTSSGLLTDRQAARQGVGGEVLAYVW; translated from the coding sequence ATGACCATGACGGACCCGATCGCGGACTTTTTGACCCGTCTGCGCAACGCCAACTCGGCGTACCACGACGAAGTGCGGTTGCCGCACTCCAAGCTCAAGGCCAACATCGCCCAGATCCTCAAGAACGAGGGCTACATCAGCGACTTCCGTACCGAGGACGCTCGGGTCGGCAAATCGCTGGTCGTCCAGCTTAAGTACGGCCCCAGCCGGGAGCGCAGCATCGCCGGTTTGCGGCGGGTGTCCAAGCCCGGGTTGCGGGTGTACGCGAAATCCACCAACCTGCCGCGGGTGCTCGGCGGCCTGGGTGTGGCGATCATCTCGACCTCCTCGGGCCTGCTCACCGACCGCCAGGCCGCCCGACAGGGCGTGGGCGGCGAAGTCCTCGCATACGTCTGGTGA
- the rplN gene encoding 50S ribosomal protein L14: MIQQESRLKVADNTGAKEILCIRVLGGSSRRYAGIGDVIVATVKDAIPGGNVKRGDVVKAVVVRTVKERRRPDGSYIKFDENAAVIIKPDNDPRGTRIFGPVGRELREKRFMKIISLAPEVL; the protein is encoded by the coding sequence GTGATTCAGCAGGAATCGCGGCTGAAGGTCGCCGACAACACCGGCGCCAAGGAGATCTTGTGCATCCGGGTGCTGGGCGGCTCGTCGAGACGCTACGCCGGCATCGGCGACGTCATCGTCGCCACCGTCAAGGACGCCATTCCGGGCGGCAACGTCAAGCGGGGGGATGTCGTGAAGGCAGTCGTGGTGCGCACCGTCAAGGAGCGCAGGCGTCCCGACGGCAGTTACATCAAGTTCGACGAGAACGCGGCGGTGATCATCAAGCCCGACAACGACCCGCGCGGGACCCGCATATTCGGGCCGGTCGGCCGCGAGCTGCGGGAGAAGCGGTTCATGAAGATCATCTCGCTGGCCCCGGAGGTGTTGTAG
- a CDS encoding transposase, protein MLAETGDPTRFDSPRALVKHAGLCPRENASGTMTGRSRISGRGPAPAAAGGLARRVGRPAE, encoded by the coding sequence ATCCTGGCTGAAACCGGCGACCCCACCCGCTTCGATAGCCCGCGCGCGCTGGTCAAACACGCCGGGCTGTGCCCGCGGGAGAACGCCAGCGGCACCATGACGGGCCGGTCGCGGATCTCCGGGCGGGGGCCGGCCCCGGCTGCGGCTGGCGGCCTGGCGCGCCGTGTGGGGCGCCCTGCCGAATAA
- the rpsE gene encoding 30S ribosomal protein S5 encodes MAEQPAGAGDTRGDSRDARGDGRGRRDGGGRGGRDRDGEKSNYLERVVAINRVSKVVKGGRRFSFTALVIVGDGNGMVGVGYGKAKEVPAAIAKGVEEARKGFFRVPLIAGTITHPVQGEAAAGVVLLRPASPGTGVIAGGAARAVLECAGVHDILAKSLGSDNAINVVHATVAALKLLQRPEEVAARRGLPIEDVAPAGMLKARRESDALASAVAAREAQTSGAQQ; translated from the coding sequence ATGGCGGAGCAGCCGGCTGGCGCCGGAGACACCCGCGGGGACAGCCGCGACGCGCGAGGTGACGGCCGTGGCCGGCGCGACGGGGGTGGCCGTGGCGGCCGTGATCGGGACGGCGAGAAGAGCAACTACTTGGAACGGGTCGTCGCCATCAACCGCGTCTCCAAGGTGGTCAAGGGTGGCCGCCGATTCAGTTTCACCGCCTTGGTCATCGTGGGTGACGGAAACGGCATGGTCGGTGTCGGCTACGGCAAGGCCAAGGAAGTCCCAGCCGCGATCGCCAAGGGCGTCGAGGAAGCGCGCAAGGGCTTCTTCCGGGTGCCGCTGATCGCCGGCACCATCACCCACCCGGTGCAGGGCGAGGCGGCCGCCGGCGTGGTGCTGTTGCGTCCGGCCAGCCCGGGTACCGGTGTGATCGCCGGTGGTGCGGCCCGCGCGGTGCTGGAATGCGCTGGGGTGCACGACATCCTGGCCAAGTCGCTGGGGAGCGACAACGCGATCAACGTGGTGCACGCCACCGTGGCCGCGCTGAAGCTCCTGCAGCGGCCCGAGGAGGTGGCTGCCCGCCGCGGACTGCCGATCGAGGATGTCGCGCCTGCCGGGATGCTGAAGGCGCGGCGGGAGAGTGACGCGCTGGCCAGTGCGGTCGCGGCACGAGAGGCCCAAACTTCGGGGGCACAACAATGA
- the rplE gene encoding 50S ribosomal protein L5, whose amino-acid sequence MTTGEKVQPRLKQRYRSEIRDALQKEFGYGNVMQIPTVTKVVVNMGVGEAARDAKLINGAVSDLALITGQKPEIRRARKSIAQFKLREGMPIGARVTLRGDRMWEFLDRLTSIALPRIRDFRGLSPKQFDGVGNYTFGLNEQSVFHEIDVDKIDRVRGMDINVVTSATTDDEGRALLRALGFPFKEN is encoded by the coding sequence ATGACGACCGGAGAAAAAGTGCAGCCGCGCCTCAAGCAGCGCTACCGCAGCGAGATCCGGGATGCGCTGCAGAAAGAGTTCGGCTACGGCAACGTCATGCAGATCCCGACCGTGACGAAGGTCGTGGTCAACATGGGGGTCGGCGAGGCCGCCCGGGACGCGAAGCTGATCAACGGCGCCGTCAGCGACCTGGCGCTGATCACCGGGCAGAAACCCGAGATCCGCCGGGCGCGGAAGTCCATCGCGCAGTTCAAGTTGCGCGAGGGCATGCCGATCGGTGCCCGGGTGACGCTGCGTGGCGATCGCATGTGGGAGTTCCTGGACCGGCTCACCTCGATCGCTTTGCCGCGTATTCGTGACTTCCGCGGGCTCTCGCCCAAGCAGTTCGACGGTGTCGGCAACTACACCTTCGGCCTGAACGAACAGTCGGTGTTCCACGAGATCGACGTGGACAAGATCGACCGGGTCCGCGGCATGGACATCAACGTTGTCACCTCGGCGACGACCGACGACGAAGGACGAGCGCTGTTGCGGGCCCTCGGCTTTCCCTTCAAGGAGAACTGA
- a CDS encoding Wadjet anti-phage system protein JetD domain-containing protein — MADRARGAAFSPIDLPLRGPAVGELGPRYAEVAAWVRHWADQHGPFTVTTKVVGKRGIGANAIPDRFRIETFDDLVRFLGTTGAARRHHELVELANQVLPQVYSWVVDKPMRALAHQEHFEKLLGCVRWVVDSADRGLYLRQIDVPGVDTKFIEQHRTIVAELVDLVTGGPAVPEARDFASRYRFRGKPSRVRIRVLDPSVSPFPVGITDVELCVGEIASLPLDAQRVFVVENEVTCLAFPPVPRSLLIFGGGYGVSRASQLAWLREMPVYYWGDIDTHGFSILDRLRSHIPTVRSMLMDRATLFAHETRWDREPAPVNTDLKHLTADEAALYRDLVEDAFGPAVRLEQERIGYPMLEAAISAIVGKHP, encoded by the coding sequence TTGGCCGACCGAGCCCGCGGCGCAGCATTCTCCCCGATCGATCTGCCGTTGCGCGGGCCGGCGGTCGGCGAACTCGGTCCACGCTACGCGGAGGTGGCCGCGTGGGTGCGGCACTGGGCGGATCAGCACGGTCCATTCACGGTGACCACCAAAGTGGTCGGCAAGCGTGGCATCGGGGCCAACGCCATTCCCGATCGCTTCCGCATAGAGACCTTCGACGACCTCGTCCGCTTCCTGGGCACCACCGGCGCGGCGCGCCGGCATCACGAACTTGTGGAGCTGGCCAATCAGGTTCTGCCCCAGGTCTATTCCTGGGTCGTTGACAAACCCATGCGGGCGCTTGCGCACCAGGAGCATTTCGAGAAGTTGCTGGGATGCGTGCGGTGGGTCGTCGATAGCGCCGACCGCGGCCTGTACCTGCGCCAGATCGACGTGCCCGGAGTGGATACGAAGTTCATCGAACAGCACCGCACGATCGTGGCCGAACTCGTCGACCTGGTGACGGGCGGGCCGGCCGTCCCGGAGGCCCGAGACTTCGCTTCCCGGTACCGGTTTCGCGGCAAGCCGTCGCGCGTCCGTATCCGCGTGCTCGATCCATCGGTGTCGCCTTTTCCGGTCGGTATCACCGATGTCGAGCTCTGCGTCGGCGAGATCGCCTCCTTGCCGTTGGATGCGCAGCGAGTCTTCGTGGTGGAAAACGAAGTGACTTGCTTGGCTTTTCCGCCGGTGCCCCGTTCGCTGCTCATCTTCGGTGGTGGGTACGGGGTCTCTCGGGCCAGCCAGTTGGCGTGGCTACGCGAGATGCCCGTCTATTACTGGGGCGACATCGACACCCATGGTTTCAGCATTCTCGACCGGTTGCGCTCCCATATTCCGACGGTGCGGTCGATGCTGATGGACCGCGCCACGCTGTTCGCCCATGAGACGCGCTGGGACCGCGAACCTGCCCCGGTGAATACCGACCTCAAGCATCTGACTGCCGACGAGGCGGCGCTGTACCGCGACCTCGTCGAGGACGCCTTCGGACCCGCTGTGCGGTTGGAGCAAGAACGGATCGGTTACCCGATGCTGGAGGCGGCGATCTCGGCGATCGTCGGGAAGCACCCCTGA
- a CDS encoding type Z 30S ribosomal protein S14 yields MAKKALVNKAARKPRFAVRAYTRCSKCGRPRAVYRKFGLCRICLREMAHAGELPGVQKSSW; encoded by the coding sequence ATGGCAAAGAAGGCACTGGTTAACAAAGCCGCACGCAAGCCGCGGTTCGCGGTGCGCGCCTACACGCGCTGCAGCAAGTGCGGCCGCCCCCGCGCGGTCTACCGCAAGTTCGGGCTGTGCCGGATCTGCCTGCGCGAGATGGCGCATGCGGGTGAGTTGCCCGGTGTGCAGAAGAGCAGCTGGTGA
- the rplO gene encoding 50S ribosomal protein L15: protein MTIKLHDLRPARGSKTPRTRVGRGDGSKGKTAGRGTKGTKARKNVPVTFEGGQMPIHMRLPKLKGFRNRFRTEYEIVNVGDIDRLFPQGGVVGVDDLVAKGAVRKNSLVKVLGDGKLTVSVDLSAHKFSGSAREKITAAGGSATEL from the coding sequence GTGACCATCAAGCTGCACGACCTGCGGCCCGCGCGCGGGTCGAAAACCCCACGTACCCGCGTCGGCCGGGGTGACGGCTCCAAGGGCAAGACGGCAGGCCGCGGCACCAAGGGCACCAAGGCGCGCAAGAACGTGCCGGTGACCTTCGAGGGCGGGCAGATGCCGATCCACATGCGCCTGCCCAAGCTCAAGGGCTTCCGTAACCGCTTCCGCACCGAGTACGAGATCGTCAACGTCGGCGACATCGACCGGCTGTTCCCGCAGGGCGGCGTCGTCGGCGTGGACGACCTGGTGGCCAAAGGGGCGGTTCGCAAGAACTCTCTGGTAAAGGTCCTCGGCGACGGCAAGCTGACCGTCAGCGTCGACCTGTCCGCGCACAAGTTCAGCGGCAGCGCGCGCGAGAAGATCACCGCCGCCGGCGGCTCAGCCACCGAACTCTAG
- the rplR gene encoding 50S ribosomal protein L18: MAQSVSAARRAARLRRHARLRKKISGTPERPRLVVHRSARHIHVQLVNDINGTTLAAASSIEADVRGVDGDKKARSVRVGQLIAERAKAAGIDTVVFDRGGYTYGGRIAALADAARENGLSF, encoded by the coding sequence ATGGCGCAATCAGTTTCCGCGGCCCGGCGGGCCGCCCGGCTGCGCAGGCACGCACGGCTGCGCAAGAAGATCTCCGGCACCCCGGAGCGCCCCCGGCTGGTGGTGCACCGGTCCGCGCGGCACATCCACGTGCAGCTGGTGAACGACATCAACGGGACTACGCTGGCCGCCGCGTCGTCCATCGAGGCCGATGTGCGCGGGGTGGACGGCGACAAGAAAGCCCGCAGCGTGCGGGTCGGCCAGTTGATCGCCGAGCGCGCCAAGGCGGCCGGCATCGACACCGTCGTGTTCGACCGGGGTGGGTACACCTACGGCGGACGGATCGCGGCGCTGGCCGATGCCGCGCGCGAGAACGGATTGAGTTTCTGA
- the rplF gene encoding 50S ribosomal protein L6: protein MSRIGKQPIPVPAGVDVTIEGQNFSVKGPKGTLDLTVAEPIRVARNEDGAIVVTRPDDERRSRSLHGLSRTLVSNLVTGVTEGYTTKMEIFGVGYRVQLKGSNLEFALGYSHPVVIEAPEGITFAVQTPTKFTISGIDKQKVGQISANIRRLRRPDPYKGKGVRYEGEQIRRKVGKTGK from the coding sequence ATGTCGCGCATTGGTAAGCAGCCGATTCCGGTCCCCGCCGGCGTCGACGTCACGATCGAGGGACAGAACTTCTCGGTGAAGGGACCCAAGGGCACCCTGGATCTGACGGTCGCCGAACCGATCAGGGTGGCGCGCAACGAGGACGGCGCGATCGTGGTCACCCGCCCCGACGACGAACGGCGCAGCCGCTCGCTGCACGGGCTGTCGCGCACCCTGGTGTCCAACCTCGTCACCGGCGTCACTGAGGGCTACACCACCAAGATGGAGATCTTCGGCGTCGGCTACCGGGTGCAGCTCAAAGGTTCCAATCTGGAGTTTGCGCTGGGCTACAGCCACCCCGTGGTGATCGAGGCCCCCGAAGGGATCACCTTCGCGGTCCAGACGCCGACGAAATTCACCATCTCCGGGATAGACAAGCAGAAGGTCGGCCAGATCTCGGCGAATATCCGCCGCCTGCGTCGTCCCGATCCGTACAAGGGCAAGGGCGTGCGTTACGAGGGCGAGCAGATCCGCCGCAAGGTCGGAAAGACGGGTAAGTAG